From one Melospiza melodia melodia isolate bMelMel2 chromosome 6, bMelMel2.pri, whole genome shotgun sequence genomic stretch:
- the PPP2R5C gene encoding serine/threonine-protein phosphatase 2A 56 kDa regulatory subunit gamma isoform isoform X3 yields the protein MVEYITHNRNVITEPIYPEVVHMFAVNMFRTLPPSSNPTGAEFDPEEDEPTLEAAWPHLQLVYEFFLRFLESPDFQPNIAKKYIDQKFVLQLLELFDSEDPRERDFLKTTLHRIYGKFLGLRAYIRKQINNIFYRFIYETEHHNGIAELLEILGSIINGFALPLKEEHKIFLLKVLLPLHKVKSLSVYHPQLAYCVVQFLEKDSTLTEPVVMALLKYWPKTHSPKEVMFLNELEEILDVIEPSEFVKVMEPLFRQLAKCVSSPHFQVAERALYYWNNEYIMSLISDNAAKILPIMFPSLYRNSKTHWNKTIHGLIYNALKLFMEMNQKLFDDCTQQFKAEKLKEKLKLKEREEAWVKIENLAKSNPQYPTYSDTSLLNSPVAMETDGPLIEDLQTLKKTVKEEACQAQKDQKKDRPLVRRKSELPQDIYTMKALESHCRADELISHDGH from the exons TTTGCAGTTAATATGTTTCGAACATTACCACCATCTTCCAATCCTACGGGAGCAGAATTTGATCCAGAGGAAGATGAACCAACCTTAGAAGCTGCATGGCCTCATCTACAG cttGTTTATgaatttttcttaaggtttttagAATCTCCAGATTTTCAACCTAATATAGCTAAGAAATATATTGATCAGAAGTTTGTATTACAG ctTTTAGAGCTCTTTGACAGTGAAGATCCACGTGAAAGAGATTTTCTTAAAACAACTCTACACAGAATATATGGGAAATTCTTGGGCTTAAGAGCTTACATCCGGAAACaaattaataatatattttatag GTTTATTTATGAAACAGAACATCACAATGGCATAGCAGAATTACTGGAAATACTGGGAAG catAATTAATGGATTTGCCTTACCATTAAAAGAAGAGCACAAAATATTCCTATTGAAGGTTTTGTTACCATTGCACAAAGTGAAATCACTCAGTGTCTATCATCCACAG CTGGCATACTGTGTAGTTCAGTTTTTAGAAAAGGACAGCACACTTACAGAACCG GTGGTAATGGCACTGCTGAAATACTGGCCAAAGACTCACAGTCCAAAAGAAGTCATGTTTTTAAATGAACTAGAAGAAATTTTAGATGTTATTGAGCCATCTGAATTTGTTAAAGTTATGGAACCTCTCTTCAGACAGCTAGCCAAATGTGTGTCCAGTCCACACTTTCAG GTTGCAGAGCGAGCATTATACTACTGGAATAATGAATATATTATGAGTTTAATTAGTGATAATGCAGCAAAGATTTTACCCATCATGTTTCCATCCTTGTACCGGAATTCAAAGACGCATTGGAATAA GACAATACATGGCTTGATATACAATGCTCTGAAACTCTTCATGGAGATGAACCAAAAACTGTTCGATGACTGCACACAGCAATTTAAAGCAGAAAAACTGAA agagaaGCTAAAATTGAAGGAGCGGGAAGAAGCATGGGTTAAAATAGAAAATCTAGccaaatcaaatccccag TACCCCACATACAGTGACACGAGTTTGCTGAACAGTCCTGTTGCAATGGAAACAGACGGGCCTTTAATTGAAGATTTGCAGACGCTGAAAAAGACAGTGAAAGAAGAGGCTTGTCAG GCACAAAAAGATCAGAAAAAAGATCGTCCTCTTGTGCGACGCAAGTCAGAACTGCCTCAGGATATCTATACCATGAAAGCCTTGGAATCACATTGCAGAGCTGATGAATTAATATCACATGATGGGCATTAA